Proteins encoded within one genomic window of Jiangella mangrovi:
- a CDS encoding aminoglycoside phosphotransferase family protein codes for MIIDEAPAALVASYGRDDAGRAWLTGLPRLADEMLRQWGLRPDGAAGNGMAALVVPVNRADGTRAVLRLQPVGEENTVAVLGLRAWDGDGAVRLLDHDAATGAMLLERLDGSRPLASAGDDDAVMTVVGELLARLTVRPAPAGLPRLADVAAAMVAMAPAAASLLGDAGERELTRTCADAVADLLPAAGDRLLHWDLHDQNVLAGEREPWLAIDPVPLAGDPGFDLWPALNSRWDAVVAGDVERVVLRRFDLLTEIAGVDRAAAVGWTLGRILQNALWEIEDGKAALDPADVALAEVLLRRRA; via the coding sequence GTGATCATCGACGAGGCGCCGGCCGCGCTCGTCGCGTCGTACGGGCGCGACGACGCCGGGCGGGCCTGGCTGACCGGACTGCCGCGACTGGCCGACGAGATGCTGCGGCAGTGGGGACTGCGTCCGGACGGGGCCGCCGGGAACGGCATGGCGGCGCTGGTCGTGCCGGTCAACCGCGCCGACGGCACGCGCGCGGTCCTGCGGCTGCAGCCGGTGGGCGAGGAGAACACCGTCGCCGTCCTCGGGCTGCGCGCGTGGGACGGTGACGGCGCGGTCCGGCTGCTCGACCACGATGCCGCGACCGGCGCGATGCTGCTGGAGCGGCTCGACGGTTCGCGGCCGCTGGCGTCGGCGGGCGACGACGACGCCGTCATGACCGTCGTCGGCGAGTTGCTGGCCCGCCTGACCGTGCGGCCCGCGCCGGCCGGGCTGCCGCGGCTCGCCGACGTCGCGGCCGCCATGGTGGCGATGGCGCCCGCTGCGGCGTCGTTGCTGGGTGATGCGGGCGAACGCGAGTTGACGCGGACCTGTGCGGACGCCGTCGCCGACCTGCTGCCCGCCGCCGGGGACCGGTTGCTGCACTGGGACCTGCACGACCAGAACGTGCTGGCCGGGGAGCGGGAGCCGTGGCTGGCGATCGACCCCGTGCCGCTGGCCGGCGATCCGGGCTTCGACCTCTGGCCGGCGCTGAACAGCCGCTGGGACGCCGTCGTCGCCGGGGACGTCGAGCGGGTCGTGCTGCGCCGGTTCGACCTTCTCACCGAGATCGCCGGGGTCGACCGGGCCGCTGCCGTGGGCTGGACGCTCGGCCGGATCCTGCAGAACGCGCTGTGGGAGATCGAGGACGGGAAGGCCGCGCTCGACCCCGCCGATGTCGCCCTGGCCGAGGTTCTGCTGCGTCGTCGCGCGTGA
- a CDS encoding ribonuclease H family protein has translation MGEVLVLAKFAGRCGTCGGDIQPGAEIESAGSGRNRAWVHADCAASPALIDLPDGAQQGELVAVAPTSAASAGKARAKRPRPAAMAAPEGAIEVYTDGACSGTPGPGGWAWAIDRDRFASGSAPSTTNQRMEITAALEAVRALSGPLVVVSDSAYVVNCFRDGWWRNWLARGWVTSSKSPVANRDLWEPLVDMVDERGDVVFHWVKGHSGHPMNDLVDELAVAAKVAQS, from the coding sequence ATGGGAGAGGTGCTCGTGCTCGCGAAGTTCGCCGGCCGGTGTGGAACGTGCGGTGGAGACATCCAGCCGGGTGCCGAGATCGAGAGCGCGGGCAGCGGCCGCAACCGTGCATGGGTGCACGCGGACTGCGCGGCCAGCCCCGCGCTGATCGACCTGCCCGACGGCGCGCAGCAGGGCGAGCTCGTCGCCGTCGCCCCCACCTCCGCCGCTTCGGCCGGCAAGGCGCGCGCCAAGCGGCCGCGTCCGGCGGCCATGGCGGCGCCCGAGGGTGCCATCGAGGTCTACACCGATGGCGCCTGCTCCGGCACACCCGGCCCGGGCGGCTGGGCGTGGGCCATCGACCGCGACCGGTTCGCCTCCGGCTCCGCTCCCAGCACCACCAACCAGCGCATGGAGATCACGGCCGCGCTCGAGGCCGTCCGCGCGCTCTCCGGCCCGCTGGTCGTCGTCAGCGACTCCGCCTACGTGGTCAACTGCTTCCGCGACGGCTGGTGGCGCAACTGGCTGGCCCGCGGCTGGGTCACCTCCAGCAAGTCGCCGGTCGCCAACCGCGACCTCTGGGAGCCGCTGGTCGACATGGTCGACGAGCGCGGCGACGTCGTCTTCCACTGGGTCAAGGGCCACTCCGGCCACCCCATGAACGACCTCGTCGACGAGCTCGCGGTCGCCGCCAAGGTCGCGCAGTCGTAG
- a CDS encoding phospholipase D-like domain-containing protein, whose product MLTEHGRLILSELVAIVAQEEVLRLAYDGLTTEYKVVDNSLRWRPRDLRDHDILEIPAFPADPPTVGPSETSAVRTALDDVTRKADKELLTVLGLAEKREKFFLRAVALVFESADRADETSVHFIIDGRASEQHDLAFARAEGQRKLGIVGSLRESASAVDAVIGDQLVAQRTDETEIIALRRLTEDYKNQLVAVEARTLSATDQQQDDLVDKASTLAVKLDEAEAALAAIPVRVLEVHEHAPLLFDALKGAREKLLIVSPWIRAAVVTPAFMAALETLLKKGVTISIGYGIGDDGGSHGKDRDAEAALKEMALKYANFNFRRLGDTHAKVLILDERYAVVTSFNWLSFKGDPDRPFRDERGTLITLASEIERLYQDYFTRISSSQGSLR is encoded by the coding sequence GTGCTGACTGAGCACGGCAGACTCATTTTGAGTGAACTAGTGGCAATTGTCGCGCAGGAGGAAGTGCTACGTCTCGCCTATGATGGCCTGACTACTGAGTACAAGGTCGTCGATAACTCTTTGCGATGGCGGCCGCGGGATCTTCGCGACCACGATATTCTGGAGATTCCGGCCTTCCCTGCCGATCCGCCAACAGTCGGCCCGTCTGAGACCTCGGCCGTAAGGACCGCATTAGATGATGTGACCCGGAAGGCGGACAAGGAGCTCCTCACCGTCCTGGGGCTTGCCGAGAAGCGCGAGAAATTCTTTCTGCGCGCAGTTGCGCTTGTATTTGAGTCGGCTGATCGTGCTGATGAGACTTCGGTGCACTTCATAATCGATGGACGTGCGAGCGAACAGCACGATCTCGCGTTCGCACGCGCAGAAGGTCAACGAAAGCTAGGTATAGTAGGATCACTCCGCGAGTCGGCATCTGCGGTGGACGCGGTGATCGGGGACCAGCTCGTGGCTCAACGTACCGATGAGACCGAGATCATCGCATTGCGTAGGCTAACCGAGGATTACAAGAATCAATTGGTAGCCGTCGAGGCACGCACGCTGTCAGCGACGGACCAGCAGCAGGATGATCTGGTTGATAAGGCCTCGACTTTGGCCGTTAAGCTGGATGAAGCCGAAGCGGCGCTCGCTGCGATTCCTGTGAGAGTCCTCGAAGTACATGAGCATGCACCGCTTCTCTTCGATGCACTCAAGGGTGCAAGGGAAAAACTCCTTATCGTGTCGCCCTGGATACGCGCTGCCGTTGTCACCCCTGCGTTCATGGCCGCCCTCGAAACGCTACTGAAGAAGGGTGTTACCATTTCGATAGGATACGGCATTGGCGATGACGGCGGCTCTCACGGCAAGGACAGGGACGCAGAGGCCGCCCTCAAGGAGATGGCGCTCAAGTATGCGAACTTTAACTTTAGACGCTTAGGTGACACACATGCCAAGGTGCTCATCCTAGATGAGCGATATGCCGTCGTAACGAGCTTTAATTGGCTATCCTTTAAGGGCGATCCCGACCGCCCATTTCGAGATGAGCGCGGCACCCTAATAACTCTTGCGTCGGAGATCGAGCGCTTGTATCAAGACTATTTCACTCGCATCTCCAGTAGCCAAGGTAGTTTACGTTGA
- a CDS encoding polysaccharide lyase family 8 super-sandwich domain-containing protein yields the protein MEMSRRRVLSILSAAGLAAAVPPLKAGASPGPGATPGPTPGTDRLLANTTTIFAGTPEVNTHPAVAAKLTAVDSTAATWRTALTNAGDGELFAGLPLGTSDPNLNASFQHLYEIALATATPGTTLHGDETAQQEVKDGLVWLHEHYYGDQSAGYYGNWFTWEIGISTHVGKTLALLAEAAPADLTTTYVASMDAYLRNGTDGDVNLDSRFHTGANLADITTNRMIQGALLGDEARIRKAIEDQLTVFATIDPYALRHGNTDGYYADGSFIQHHSVAYTGSYGRALLTRVVQTLKILDGTGFADGAVLVPVVQRWVTDGFAPLIFEGWMMEIVKGRAVSRTATGYSDVATVVEAVVDLAEHAGDQDRGRLRGYVKAIRSTSRASLNPATFVSPVSAAAYADLVADDTVEPADLNPPERCVAFNAMDKTVHRRPGYAFALARSSDRISKYEYMNHENLMPWFQGDGAHYLYLSGADQSQAFGVDYFTTVSPYGLAGVTAPVEERRTIPQLYGTPYYENPGHPLNFTSSSESQNTYVYFPRGTNGHSGGATLGAYGSAALVQSSDVAWAAKQDGVLPDDFVVYRNATATKSWFLFDDEIVVLAAGVGGDAGRGATSTVDARIAPAADPVTATGALRSGASWTGPGTADLAWLRYANPAQGSAVGYVFLSQQPVRVALDTVTRSRRVVRTSNPDTAVTKRVFGVAVDHAADAAPSSHVWALVPHATEATLAAYGTASPIEVLANTADVQAVRHTGLRLTGVNTFSAGPHEAGGLSVDGPASVLAQTRAGRLTTVAVSDPTMDRDAIEVLLPGRTLTRVAGDRAVTVEHTAGGALLRVGTHQAYGRSFGITLRG from the coding sequence GTGGAGATGAGCCGCCGCCGAGTGCTGTCGATCCTGTCCGCGGCCGGTCTGGCCGCGGCCGTGCCGCCCCTGAAGGCGGGCGCGTCCCCCGGCCCGGGAGCGACACCGGGCCCGACACCGGGAACCGATCGGCTGCTCGCCAACACCACGACGATCTTCGCCGGCACGCCGGAGGTGAACACCCACCCGGCCGTCGCGGCCAAGCTGACCGCCGTCGACAGCACCGCCGCGACCTGGCGCACCGCCCTCACCAACGCCGGGGACGGCGAGCTGTTCGCCGGTCTCCCGCTCGGCACCAGCGATCCCAACCTCAACGCCAGCTTCCAGCATCTCTACGAGATCGCGCTGGCCACCGCCACCCCAGGGACCACCCTGCACGGAGACGAGACGGCACAGCAAGAGGTGAAAGACGGCCTCGTGTGGCTGCACGAGCACTACTACGGCGACCAGTCGGCGGGCTACTACGGCAACTGGTTCACCTGGGAGATCGGCATCTCGACGCACGTCGGCAAGACCCTCGCGCTGCTCGCGGAAGCGGCCCCCGCCGACCTGACCACTACCTACGTCGCCTCGATGGACGCCTACCTGCGCAACGGCACGGACGGCGACGTGAACCTGGACTCGCGGTTCCACACCGGCGCGAACCTCGCCGACATCACGACGAACCGGATGATCCAGGGGGCGCTGCTCGGCGACGAGGCCCGCATCCGCAAGGCGATCGAGGACCAGCTCACCGTCTTCGCCACCATCGACCCCTACGCGCTGCGCCACGGCAACACCGACGGCTACTACGCCGACGGCTCGTTCATCCAGCACCACTCGGTCGCCTACACCGGCTCGTACGGCCGGGCCCTGCTGACCCGGGTCGTGCAGACGCTGAAGATCCTGGACGGGACGGGGTTCGCCGACGGCGCCGTGCTGGTGCCCGTCGTGCAGCGGTGGGTGACCGACGGGTTCGCGCCGCTGATCTTCGAGGGCTGGATGATGGAGATCGTCAAGGGCCGGGCGGTCTCGCGGACGGCGACGGGGTACTCCGACGTCGCGACGGTGGTCGAGGCCGTCGTCGACCTCGCCGAGCACGCCGGCGACCAGGACCGGGGCAGGCTGCGCGGCTACGTGAAGGCGATCCGGTCGACCTCGCGGGCGAGCCTGAACCCGGCCACGTTCGTCTCGCCGGTCAGCGCCGCGGCGTACGCCGACCTCGTCGCCGACGACACCGTCGAGCCGGCCGACCTCAATCCGCCGGAGCGCTGCGTCGCGTTCAACGCCATGGACAAGACCGTCCACCGCCGCCCCGGCTACGCGTTCGCGCTGGCCCGCAGCTCGGACCGGATCAGCAAGTACGAGTACATGAACCACGAGAACCTCATGCCCTGGTTCCAGGGCGACGGCGCGCACTACCTGTACCTGTCGGGTGCCGACCAGAGCCAGGCCTTCGGCGTCGACTACTTCACGACGGTGTCGCCGTACGGCCTCGCCGGGGTCACCGCGCCGGTCGAGGAGCGCCGGACGATCCCGCAGCTCTACGGCACGCCGTACTACGAGAACCCCGGTCACCCGCTGAACTTCACGTCGTCGTCGGAGTCGCAGAACACCTACGTCTACTTCCCGCGCGGCACCAACGGCCACTCCGGCGGCGCGACGCTGGGCGCCTACGGGAGCGCCGCGCTGGTGCAGTCGAGCGACGTCGCGTGGGCGGCGAAGCAGGACGGGGTCCTGCCGGACGACTTCGTGGTCTACCGCAACGCGACGGCGACGAAGTCGTGGTTCCTGTTCGACGACGAGATCGTCGTGCTCGCCGCCGGGGTCGGGGGTGACGCCGGCCGGGGCGCGACGAGCACCGTCGACGCCCGCATCGCCCCCGCGGCCGACCCGGTGACGGCGACCGGCGCGCTCCGGTCCGGCGCCTCGTGGACCGGTCCGGGCACCGCCGACCTCGCCTGGCTGCGCTACGCGAACCCGGCGCAGGGCAGCGCGGTCGGCTACGTGTTCCTGTCGCAGCAGCCGGTCCGGGTCGCGCTGGACACCGTCACGCGCAGCCGCCGCGTGGTCCGCACCTCGAACCCGGATACCGCCGTCACCAAGCGCGTCTTCGGCGTGGCCGTCGACCACGCGGCCGATGCGGCACCGTCGTCGCACGTCTGGGCGCTGGTCCCGCACGCGACCGAAGCGACCTTGGCGGCGTATGGCACGGCGAGCCCGATCGAGGTGCTGGCGAACACCGCCGACGTCCAGGCCGTGCGTCACACCGGACTGCGCCTGACCGGCGTCAACACCTTCTCAGCGGGGCCGCACGAGGCCGGCGGGCTCTCCGTCGATGGACCGGCGTCGGTGCTGGCGCAGACGCGGGCCGGCCGGCTCACCACGGTCGCGGTCTCGGACCCGACGATGGACCGCGACGCGATCGAGGTGCTGCTGCCCGGCCGGACGCTGACCCGCGTGGCCGGCGACCGAGCGGTCACCGTCGAGCACACGGCCGGCGGCGCCCTGCTGCGGGTCGGCACCCACCAGGCCTACGGCCGCTCTTTCGGGATCACCCTGCGCGGCTGA
- a CDS encoding AAA domain-containing protein: MSQILERRFALPSTPIQEGGHARLFKAVDLEQNNQSVAVKVFNPTRVFDDKVLSAAWSNELTTYQALGNHENLARLIDWGRTEDGAPYLVFEWLESDLFSELSSLALEGWDDFWPIAQDILAGLALIHAAGFVHRDVKPENILVTADGRYKIADFGTTRLTETVNLGITMAPLGTAPYAPPERGTSNPTPAYDIYSFAVLLVVCLSGKVPQDHNRAAQLFQGLDLPADVSGILAPALHTDPDQRPDSASVLLARIKELQDARELRRRGELEVFLDVPERVIETYAKQYGMASSTAPLSQILEDLSAVGAFAFDHRQERPDLQIAGQTIILRAQLHRTRAGVVRVQRISRPPAQVLEYARANWYRSPVTLRTSVPTDPAKAAQQLHAHLEQVSRQDAIRASAEVEQQEASVFNSWRGSLRAKFALEAGRSSPIKYLSFRTQGSRVRFKISGEAESIEVNESRLVRSGNRRVFYGDIEGVENDEVILYMTRGSAATLPSRGILEFDAESSRSKLRREQAALERIVGRRSVREDLRDLLTSPAASAKPAPYEIDQFRQQGLDPAKRVAVQASLGARDFLLVHGPPGTGKTTFIAELVTQELRLNPAARIVLASQTHIALDNALMRIREIVPEAAMLRLGRTERLAEDVEPLGSNAQMSQWREEAVQQSRKFIVEFAQRNGIEISGQDVEGLARELERRTERVKDLRSRISLRQSERRALVREIESIDSLAVPLLEAADRIERVTTKGLSKELEAAVQRFIEVGIDAASRLESGGPLATRLLAMEQSLAEWRSDLREQSSQETSARASLAAALSTDAEKPSDELLSVAKERRYKSDPRLSALDAVASDWHERFGVGAEFSGALVARAQVVAATCVGLTGTPGVELIPFDLCIIDEASKATATEALVPLASSRRWVLVGDDRQLPPFVDHALKDVRLLERFNLTPDEIGQTLFSVLAERLPAECRFSLTHQHRMHPTIGNLVSQCFYDGALTSEPRDLSDTIKMAFGAAAVWVDTARRPDRSEVSSGSSYKNKGEARVVTSLLDRLQWVAAQRSDELTVAVLTGYDAQRQEITESLAQGEHQRENLRVKVATVDAYQGQEADVCMFSATRSNNRHGLGFLASEERINVALSRARDGLLVIGDASFIDQQAATRRSPLLTVLEYMRSNPDCLVEESRES, translated from the coding sequence GTGTCGCAGATCCTCGAACGGCGCTTCGCGCTTCCATCGACCCCAATCCAAGAAGGCGGCCACGCTCGCCTATTCAAAGCGGTGGACCTAGAACAGAACAACCAATCAGTAGCGGTAAAGGTATTCAACCCGACGCGGGTATTCGACGATAAAGTTCTAAGTGCGGCATGGAGCAACGAGCTAACCACCTACCAGGCGCTGGGTAACCATGAGAACCTTGCGCGCCTCATCGACTGGGGCCGCACCGAAGATGGCGCACCCTATCTGGTCTTTGAGTGGCTTGAGTCAGACCTATTCTCCGAACTATCGAGCCTTGCGCTCGAAGGGTGGGACGACTTCTGGCCGATCGCCCAGGATATCCTCGCTGGCCTCGCCTTGATCCATGCCGCAGGATTTGTCCACCGGGACGTAAAACCAGAAAATATTCTGGTCACTGCGGACGGTCGCTATAAGATCGCCGACTTCGGCACTACTCGATTGACTGAGACTGTAAATCTCGGTATCACAATGGCGCCCCTCGGCACCGCACCATATGCGCCACCCGAACGCGGGACATCAAATCCGACGCCCGCGTACGATATCTACTCGTTTGCCGTGCTCCTAGTCGTTTGCCTCAGTGGCAAGGTGCCGCAGGACCACAACCGGGCCGCACAACTGTTCCAGGGCCTAGATTTGCCGGCCGACGTTAGCGGCATACTCGCGCCCGCCCTGCATACAGATCCGGACCAGCGTCCCGACAGCGCCAGTGTTCTTCTGGCGCGAATCAAGGAACTCCAGGATGCCCGGGAACTTCGACGTCGCGGGGAGCTTGAAGTATTTCTAGACGTCCCAGAACGCGTCATCGAAACCTACGCCAAGCAGTACGGAATGGCATCTAGCACTGCGCCGCTTTCCCAGATACTCGAAGACCTCTCGGCGGTAGGCGCATTCGCGTTCGATCATCGCCAGGAGCGGCCCGATCTTCAGATCGCCGGCCAAACCATCATTTTGAGAGCGCAGCTCCATAGAACCCGCGCCGGCGTCGTGCGAGTCCAACGAATTAGCCGGCCCCCAGCCCAAGTGCTTGAGTACGCCAGAGCCAACTGGTATCGCTCTCCTGTGACGCTCCGCACATCAGTTCCCACTGACCCTGCCAAAGCCGCGCAGCAGCTCCACGCGCATCTTGAGCAGGTCAGCCGCCAGGATGCGATCCGAGCTAGTGCAGAGGTCGAGCAACAAGAAGCGTCCGTCTTCAACTCATGGCGAGGCTCGCTTCGAGCGAAATTCGCGCTAGAGGCAGGGCGCAGCTCGCCGATCAAGTATCTGAGCTTCCGCACGCAAGGCAGTCGCGTGCGCTTCAAGATAAGCGGGGAAGCGGAGAGCATCGAGGTCAACGAGAGCCGGCTTGTCAGAAGCGGAAACCGGCGAGTATTCTACGGCGACATTGAAGGAGTTGAGAATGACGAAGTAATCCTCTATATGACGCGTGGTTCGGCGGCTACCTTGCCCAGCCGTGGCATCCTCGAATTTGATGCTGAATCGTCGCGATCAAAACTACGGCGCGAACAGGCCGCGCTCGAGCGCATCGTCGGTAGGCGTTCAGTTCGCGAGGACCTTCGAGACCTACTTACCTCACCCGCCGCAAGCGCCAAACCTGCACCCTACGAGATCGACCAATTTAGACAGCAAGGCCTAGATCCTGCCAAGCGAGTGGCCGTCCAGGCATCCCTAGGAGCACGAGACTTCCTTCTCGTACATGGACCGCCCGGCACTGGGAAGACGACATTCATAGCCGAGCTTGTGACTCAGGAGCTGCGGCTAAATCCGGCCGCGCGAATCGTTCTCGCATCCCAAACTCACATCGCTCTCGACAATGCGCTCATGCGTATACGCGAGATCGTTCCGGAGGCAGCGATGCTGAGGCTCGGACGCACGGAACGCCTCGCTGAGGATGTCGAGCCGCTCGGCTCGAACGCACAAATGAGCCAATGGCGAGAGGAGGCGGTCCAGCAGAGTCGGAAGTTTATCGTGGAGTTCGCTCAGCGGAATGGTATAGAAATCTCCGGCCAAGACGTCGAGGGACTTGCGCGAGAGCTCGAGCGCCGCACAGAGCGAGTTAAGGATTTGCGCTCCAGAATCTCACTGAGGCAGTCCGAGCGGCGCGCGTTGGTGCGGGAGATCGAGTCGATTGATTCGCTTGCGGTGCCCCTTTTAGAGGCTGCCGACCGCATCGAGCGCGTCACCACGAAGGGCCTGAGTAAGGAGTTGGAGGCTGCGGTCCAACGTTTCATCGAGGTAGGCATCGACGCCGCATCCCGCCTCGAGTCCGGAGGACCACTCGCAACCCGACTCTTGGCGATGGAGCAGAGTCTCGCCGAGTGGCGCTCGGATCTCCGAGAGCAGAGCTCACAGGAGACCTCAGCGCGCGCTTCCTTGGCCGCGGCGCTTTCCACTGACGCTGAGAAGCCTTCTGACGAGCTGCTCTCCGTCGCCAAGGAACGCCGCTACAAGTCCGACCCTCGATTGAGCGCCCTTGACGCGGTCGCTAGCGATTGGCACGAGCGCTTCGGGGTCGGTGCGGAATTCTCGGGTGCGTTGGTAGCCCGCGCCCAGGTGGTTGCAGCAACATGTGTCGGTCTAACTGGGACACCCGGGGTCGAATTGATTCCATTCGACCTATGCATTATCGATGAGGCTTCGAAGGCCACTGCAACTGAGGCCCTCGTACCGCTAGCAAGCAGCAGGCGATGGGTATTAGTCGGCGATGATCGACAGCTGCCGCCATTTGTTGATCATGCTCTGAAAGACGTCCGTCTTCTTGAGCGCTTCAACTTAACGCCGGACGAGATCGGTCAGACGCTATTTTCCGTCCTTGCGGAGCGCTTGCCCGCCGAATGCCGCTTTTCACTCACCCACCAACATAGGATGCACCCCACCATTGGGAACCTTGTCAGTCAGTGCTTTTACGACGGTGCGTTGACGTCTGAGCCCCGCGATCTCTCGGATACTATCAAGATGGCATTTGGTGCGGCAGCCGTCTGGGTAGACACAGCGCGCCGCCCAGACCGAAGTGAAGTTTCTAGCGGAAGCAGCTACAAGAATAAGGGAGAAGCGCGTGTCGTTACATCCCTCCTTGACCGTCTACAATGGGTCGCGGCACAGCGGTCGGACGAGCTTACAGTCGCCGTTCTGACAGGGTATGACGCGCAACGCCAGGAAATTACAGAGTCTCTTGCCCAGGGCGAACACCAGCGAGAAAATCTAAGGGTGAAGGTTGCGACCGTCGATGCCTATCAGGGGCAGGAGGCCGACGTGTGCATGTTTAGCGCCACACGTTCCAACAATCGACACGGGCTGGGATTTCTAGCGAGCGAGGAGCGGATCAACGTCGCGCTTTCCCGTGCACGTGATGGTCTTCTCGTAATTGGCGACGCCAGTTTCATTGATCAGCAAGCCGCTACCCGTCGGAGTCCGTTGCTGACCGTGTTGGAATACATGCGGAGCAACCCAGATTGCCTTGTGGAAGAATCGAGGGAATCGTGA
- a CDS encoding methyltransferase domain-containing protein translates to MTDAAFLDAISTSYDTVADTYVERYPATRLGPLGHAMLRAFAEIVLAESKGPVADLGCGPGGLTAVLAGHGLDVSGIDLSPRMIEHARAAHPDLDFRVGSITALDLPDGELGGAVAHFSTHHLPAEELPGVFAEFHRVLAPGGHLLLGTHLGADEHLRPTEAYGVHPVTYEWFLFPGELIASLLTDAGLTITARLDQPNPKGAGRSFAYFLARRES, encoded by the coding sequence GTGACTGACGCCGCCTTCCTCGATGCCATCAGTACGTCCTACGACACCGTCGCCGACACCTACGTCGAGCGCTATCCGGCGACGCGGCTCGGCCCGCTCGGCCACGCCATGCTGCGGGCGTTCGCCGAGATCGTGCTGGCCGAGAGCAAGGGCCCGGTCGCCGATCTCGGGTGCGGCCCCGGCGGGCTGACGGCGGTGCTGGCCGGCCACGGGCTCGACGTGTCCGGCATCGATCTCTCGCCGCGCATGATCGAGCATGCCCGCGCGGCGCATCCGGACCTGGACTTCCGTGTCGGCTCCATCACGGCGCTCGACCTGCCCGACGGCGAGCTGGGCGGCGCCGTCGCGCACTTCTCCACCCACCACCTGCCGGCCGAGGAGCTACCCGGCGTGTTCGCCGAGTTCCACCGCGTCCTCGCGCCCGGCGGTCACCTGCTGCTCGGCACCCATCTCGGCGCCGACGAGCACCTCCGGCCGACCGAGGCCTACGGCGTCCACCCCGTCACCTACGAGTGGTTCCTGTTTCCGGGCGAGCTCATCGCGTCGCTGCTCACCGATGCGGGCCTGACCATCACCGCACGCCTCGATCAGCCCAACCCCAAGGGAGCGGGCCGGTCGTTCGCCTACTTCCTCGCCCGCAGGGAGAGTTGA